From the Oleiharenicola lentus genome, one window contains:
- a CDS encoding DUF4240 domain-containing protein, with protein sequence MKLPRLACVALSLGLGATAGCMKERSDVVFRPTNKEYPREVQVVDGKAHEVVLLKPATVEEAAGIYADFSKKEVRVPRALIEQPLADHGESRVAPDGVTNFMEFVLPLSRIEIVRLNGDAAEFRTCAIPFGRIVAKTPPRATPEQVAAAKAAMDLDRFWQLIETARIGSGQEADGFRLAIALQTELGKLRAEEILGFQFHLNERMAECSRWDLWAVAYIVNGGASDDGFGYFCGWLISQGRAYHEAALKGPVRAADRAVRHQQNENEQIFYSAMQAYQAKTGAAMPQVPYSGPTSPIGKPWKEEDLPKLYPELTKRFNSGS encoded by the coding sequence ATGAAGCTGCCTCGCCTCGCTTGTGTTGCCCTATCGCTGGGACTCGGGGCGACCGCCGGATGCATGAAGGAGCGTTCAGATGTCGTCTTCCGGCCGACAAACAAGGAATACCCGCGTGAAGTTCAGGTCGTGGACGGAAAGGCGCATGAAGTCGTATTGCTGAAGCCGGCCACTGTCGAGGAAGCCGCTGGCATCTACGCGGATTTTTCGAAAAAGGAGGTCCGGGTGCCTCGCGCCCTAATCGAACAGCCGTTGGCCGATCATGGCGAGTCCCGGGTGGCTCCTGACGGTGTGACCAACTTCATGGAGTTTGTGCTTCCTCTCAGTCGTATCGAGATTGTTCGCCTCAATGGGGACGCAGCAGAATTCCGGACGTGTGCGATTCCTTTTGGACGCATTGTCGCCAAGACTCCGCCCCGCGCCACTCCCGAGCAAGTCGCAGCCGCTAAGGCGGCCATGGACCTCGACCGGTTCTGGCAGCTCATCGAAACGGCGCGTATCGGGAGCGGGCAGGAGGCCGACGGCTTCCGCCTCGCCATCGCATTGCAAACTGAACTCGGCAAGCTGCGGGCGGAGGAAATCCTCGGATTTCAGTTCCACTTGAACGAGCGCATGGCGGAGTGCTCCCGCTGGGACCTTTGGGCGGTCGCTTACATCGTCAATGGCGGAGCTTCTGACGATGGTTTCGGATATTTTTGCGGATGGCTGATTTCTCAAGGCAGAGCCTATCATGAAGCAGCACTGAAAGGTCCGGTTCGTGCCGCTGATCGTGCGGTCAGACATCAACAGAACGAGAATGAGCAGATATTTTATTCCGCCATGCAGGCCTACCAAGCCAAGACCGGCGCAGCCATGCCCCAAGTGCCGTATTCCGGCCCGACCAGCCCGATAGGGAAGCCGTGGAAGGAAGAGGACTTGCCCAAGTTGTATCCGGAGCTGACTAAGCGGTTTAACAGCGGCTCCTGA